One genomic segment of Clostridium saccharoperbutylacetonicum N1-4(HMT) includes these proteins:
- the gltB gene encoding glutamate synthase large subunit, translated as MENNNPNAQGLYNPCFEHDACGIGTIVNIDGEKSHEILSDCLTILEKLEHRGGTGADEHTGDGAGILFNIPHKFFEEELKAKGMTLGNEGDYAVAMVFLPQEEKARKEAMSLFDDISKEEDLELIGWREVQTNSSILGKAALEAMPFIAQAFVKKPNGIKRGKDFERKLYIVRRNIEKRAGWISKFLNETFYIASFSSKTIVYKGMLLSTQLREFYKDLEDERVETSLALVHSRYSTNTFPSWERAHPNRFMIHNGEINTLRGNVNRVYSRETNVKSRALGKDLNRVLPIINKEGSDSAIFDNNLEFLYMNGMDLTRAVMMAIPEPWYKSKTMSKEKRAFYEYNATLMEPWDGPAAIVFTDGEKVGAVLDRNGLRPSRYYITKDRRLILSSEVGALDIPAEIVEKKDRLRPGRMLLVDTVKKEVIDDEELKEAYATENPYEEWLSENLVTLDKLKESKKFKIEYDGATRRRLQKTFGYTYEEVKTTMLPMAETGAEPLAAMGVDVPLAVLSKEAQPLFNYFKQLFAQVTNPPIDAIREEIITASNVYIGPEGNILEDKPSNCELLKLDSPIINDEEFAKIKALNDANLKSKVIDIVFDKGSSLETALNDIFEKAQDAYEKGYTILILSDRNVSEAKIPIPSLLAVSALHQYMVKKGTRTSVGIVLESGEPREIHHFATLIGFGASAINPYMAYESLKGLIEEGLLILEYHKAVYNYNKAVLKGIIKILSKMGISTIQSYQGAQIFEAIGIGKEVIDKYFTNTISRIEGISLKEIQKEAEINHEKGFKDKTYAADFALDSPGYEKLRSGEDGQEKHLYNPLTIHKLQEATRTGNYELFKECTSLIDDEKAEITLRGLLDFNYNSKEIPLDEVEPVAEIVKRFKTGAMSYGSISKEAHEALAIAMNRIGGRSNTGEGGEDSERWTVDENGDSKRSSIKQIASGRFGVTSEYLVNADELQIKLAQGAKPGEGGQLPGTKVYPWVAKTRHSTTGVGLISPPPHHDIYSIEDLAQLIYDLKNANTGSRVSVKLVSECGVGTVAAGVAKGGAEVILISGYDGGTGASPKNSIKNAGLPWELGLAEAHQTLLLNDLRERVRVEVDGKLMSGRDVAIAALLGAEEFGFATAPLVALGCVMMRVCNLDTCPVGVATQNEELRKRFKGKPEYVVNFMYFIAEELREIMAKLGYRKLDEMIGRVDRLKQRENAHGWKAKSIDLSSILHTPDKYRGKVVKFDATKKYDFKLHKVMDEKIFLDKCKNAITNGEKVSLEVDITNTDRTLGTILGSEVTKVHGGEGLPEDTITIKCNGAAGQSFGSFIPKGLTFEIEGDANDYFGKGLSGGKLVVYPPKKSTFVAEENILIGNVALYGATSGKVFINGIAGERFCVRNSGATAVVEGVGAHGLEYMTGGKVVVLGKVGINFAAGMSGGIAYLYEEDPNFRINLNEEMILLEELSLEDEEELKNLIEEHVKVTGSPKGNKILYNFETEKVKFHKIIPKDYKKVLETVEKYKNLGCNEDDALIKTFQEIKGI; from the coding sequence ATGGAAAACAATAATCCGAATGCGCAAGGGCTATATAATCCATGTTTTGAACATGATGCTTGTGGAATTGGGACTATAGTAAACATTGATGGCGAGAAATCTCATGAAATATTATCAGACTGTTTGACTATACTTGAAAAGTTAGAACATAGAGGTGGAACTGGTGCTGACGAACATACAGGAGATGGAGCAGGAATATTATTTAATATACCTCATAAATTCTTTGAAGAAGAATTGAAAGCTAAGGGGATGACTCTTGGTAATGAAGGTGATTATGCTGTTGCTATGGTATTTTTACCACAGGAAGAAAAGGCAAGAAAAGAAGCTATGAGCCTTTTTGATGATATATCTAAAGAAGAAGACCTTGAACTGATTGGGTGGAGAGAAGTTCAAACAAATTCTTCGATTCTTGGAAAAGCTGCTTTAGAAGCAATGCCTTTTATTGCTCAGGCTTTTGTTAAGAAACCTAATGGCATAAAAAGAGGAAAAGATTTCGAAAGAAAATTATATATAGTTAGAAGAAATATAGAAAAAAGAGCTGGATGGATAAGTAAATTCTTGAATGAAACTTTCTACATAGCATCTTTCTCTTCAAAGACAATCGTATATAAAGGAATGCTTTTATCTACACAATTAAGAGAATTCTATAAAGATTTAGAAGATGAAAGAGTAGAAACATCATTAGCGTTAGTTCACTCAAGATATAGTACAAACACTTTCCCAAGCTGGGAAAGAGCTCATCCAAATAGATTTATGATTCACAATGGTGAAATTAATACACTTCGTGGAAATGTAAATAGAGTTTACTCTAGAGAGACAAATGTTAAATCTAGAGCATTAGGAAAAGATTTAAATAGAGTATTACCTATTATAAATAAAGAAGGTTCAGATTCTGCAATCTTTGATAATAATTTAGAATTCTTATATATGAATGGTATGGACTTAACTAGAGCGGTTATGATGGCAATTCCAGAACCATGGTATAAGAGTAAAACTATGAGTAAAGAAAAAAGGGCATTTTATGAATATAATGCCACATTAATGGAACCATGGGATGGTCCAGCTGCTATCGTATTTACTGATGGTGAAAAAGTTGGTGCAGTTCTAGATAGAAATGGTTTAAGACCATCAAGATATTATATAACTAAAGATAGAAGATTAATTCTTTCATCAGAAGTTGGTGCGTTGGATATTCCAGCTGAAATTGTTGAAAAGAAAGATAGATTAAGACCGGGTAGAATGTTACTTGTTGATACAGTTAAAAAAGAAGTAATAGATGATGAAGAATTAAAAGAAGCTTATGCAACTGAAAATCCATATGAAGAATGGTTAAGCGAAAATTTAGTTACATTAGACAAGCTAAAAGAAAGTAAAAAATTCAAAATTGAATATGATGGAGCAACAAGAAGAAGATTACAAAAAACTTTTGGATATACATATGAAGAAGTAAAAACAACTATGCTTCCAATGGCTGAAACAGGGGCAGAACCTCTTGCAGCAATGGGTGTAGATGTTCCGCTTGCTGTATTATCTAAAGAAGCACAACCATTATTTAATTACTTTAAGCAATTATTTGCTCAAGTAACTAATCCGCCTATAGATGCTATTAGAGAAGAGATAATTACAGCTTCTAATGTTTACATAGGGCCAGAAGGAAATATATTAGAAGACAAGCCTTCTAATTGTGAATTACTTAAACTTGATTCACCAATAATCAATGATGAAGAATTTGCTAAAATTAAAGCACTTAATGATGCAAATTTAAAATCAAAAGTTATTGATATAGTATTTGATAAAGGTAGTTCTTTAGAAACTGCATTAAATGATATTTTTGAAAAAGCACAAGATGCATATGAAAAAGGTTATACAATATTAATCTTATCTGATAGAAATGTATCTGAAGCAAAAATTCCAATTCCATCATTACTTGCAGTATCAGCTCTTCATCAATATATGGTTAAAAAAGGAACTAGAACATCAGTTGGAATAGTATTAGAAAGTGGAGAACCAAGAGAAATCCATCATTTTGCTACCCTGATTGGTTTTGGTGCATCAGCTATAAATCCATATATGGCTTATGAATCATTAAAGGGCTTAATTGAAGAAGGATTATTAATTCTAGAATATCATAAAGCAGTTTATAACTATAATAAAGCGGTACTTAAAGGAATCATAAAGATTCTTTCTAAGATGGGTATTTCAACAATACAATCTTATCAAGGAGCTCAGATATTTGAAGCTATAGGTATTGGAAAAGAAGTTATAGACAAGTACTTTACTAATACTATCAGTAGAATTGAAGGAATAAGCTTAAAGGAAATTCAAAAAGAAGCTGAAATAAATCATGAAAAAGGCTTTAAAGACAAAACTTATGCTGCTGACTTTGCATTAGATTCACCAGGATATGAAAAATTAAGATCTGGTGAAGATGGTCAAGAAAAGCACTTATATAATCCATTAACTATTCATAAACTTCAAGAAGCAACAAGAACTGGTAATTATGAGTTATTTAAAGAATGTACTTCATTAATTGATGATGAAAAAGCAGAAATAACATTAAGAGGCTTATTAGATTTTAATTATAACTCTAAAGAAATTCCTTTAGATGAAGTTGAGCCAGTTGCTGAAATAGTTAAGAGATTTAAGACAGGTGCTATGTCTTATGGATCGATTTCTAAGGAAGCTCATGAAGCACTTGCAATTGCAATGAATAGAATTGGTGGAAGATCTAACACTGGTGAAGGTGGAGAAGACAGTGAAAGATGGACTGTAGATGAAAATGGAGATTCAAAGAGGTCTTCAATCAAGCAAATTGCATCTGGTAGATTTGGAGTAACTTCTGAATATTTAGTTAATGCAGATGAACTTCAAATAAAACTAGCGCAAGGAGCAAAGCCTGGTGAAGGAGGACAACTTCCAGGAACTAAGGTTTATCCATGGGTTGCAAAGACTAGACATTCAACTACAGGTGTTGGTCTTATATCACCACCACCGCATCATGATATTTATTCAATAGAAGATTTAGCTCAATTAATTTATGACTTAAAGAATGCTAATACAGGATCTAGAGTATCAGTAAAATTAGTTTCTGAATGTGGAGTTGGTACTGTTGCTGCTGGTGTTGCAAAAGGCGGAGCAGAAGTAATATTAATTTCAGGATATGATGGAGGAACTGGTGCATCACCAAAGAACTCTATTAAAAATGCAGGACTTCCATGGGAGCTTGGATTAGCTGAAGCTCATCAAACTTTATTGCTTAATGATTTAAGAGAAAGAGTTAGAGTAGAAGTTGATGGTAAGCTTATGAGTGGACGTGATGTTGCTATTGCAGCATTACTTGGAGCAGAAGAATTTGGATTTGCAACTGCACCGCTTGTAGCATTAGGATGTGTTATGATGAGAGTTTGTAACTTAGATACTTGTCCAGTAGGAGTTGCAACTCAAAATGAAGAACTTAGAAAGAGATTTAAAGGAAAGCCAGAATATGTTGTTAACTTTATGTACTTCATAGCAGAAGAACTTAGAGAAATCATGGCTAAGCTTGGCTATAGAAAACTTGATGAGATGATTGGTAGAGTAGATAGACTTAAACAAAGAGAAAATGCTCATGGCTGGAAGGCAAAGAGCATTGACTTAAGTTCAATACTTCATACTCCAGATAAATACAGAGGTAAAGTAGTTAAATTCGATGCTACTAAGAAATATGACTTTAAGTTACATAAAGTAATGGATGAGAAAATATTCTTAGATAAATGCAAAAATGCTATAACTAATGGTGAAAAGGTAAGTCTAGAGGTTGATATCACTAATACTGATAGAACTCTTGGTACTATCTTAGGTTCAGAAGTGACAAAAGTGCATGGAGGAGAAGGATTACCAGAAGATACAATTACAATTAAATGTAATGGAGCAGCAGGGCAAAGTTTTGGTTCTTTTATTCCAAAAGGCTTAACTTTTGAAATAGAAGGAGATGCAAATGATTATTTTGGAAAAGGATTATCAGGTGGTAAGCTTGTAGTATATCCTCCAAAGAAATCAACCTTTGTTGCAGAAGAGAATATCTTAATAGGTAATGTTGCTTTATATGGTGCCACTTCGGGAAAAGTATTTATTAATGGTATTGCTGGTGAAAGATTCTGCGTTAGAAACTCTGGTGCAACTGCTGTTGTTGAAGGAGTAGGAGCGCATGGATTGGAGTACATGACTGGTGGTAAAGTAGTTGTTTTAGGAAAAGTAGGTATAAACTTTGCAGCTGGTATGAGTGGAGGAATTGCTTATCTTTACGAAGAAGATCCGAACTTCAGAATAAATTTAAATGAAGAAATGATTTTATTAGAAGAGTTAAGCTTAGAAGATGAAGAAGAATTAAAGAACTTAATTGAAGAACATGTAAAAGTCACAGGCTCTCCTAAAGGAAATAAAATATTATACAACTTTGAAACAGAAAAAGTTAAATTCCACAAAATAATACCTAAAGATTATAAGAAGGTATTAGAAACTGTTGAAAAGTATAAAAATCTTGGATGTAATGAGGACGATGCATTAATAAAAACTTTCCAAGAAATCAAAGGAATATAG
- a CDS encoding ANTAR domain-containing response regulator, whose protein sequence is MAQGGKLIIALSNIETAQKLKSLLIQEGYEIIALCTSGNELIRLVMQYSPDLVLVGYKFKDMSLLDVYETLVDVTSFLAIVNEPYKSFIEEDTDIYCIGTKISNVLLTNAIDLIFQSKKRIKKLREKVEKLEHTIEDRKLIEKAKGQLMATSGLTENEAFRYMQKISMDSGRRMRDIASLILSETQ, encoded by the coding sequence ATGGCTCAAGGTGGAAAACTTATAATAGCTTTAAGCAATATTGAGACAGCACAAAAATTAAAGAGTTTACTGATACAAGAAGGTTACGAAATAATAGCCCTATGTACTTCAGGAAATGAATTGATTAGATTAGTTATGCAATATTCCCCAGACCTTGTCTTGGTTGGATATAAGTTTAAAGATATGAGTTTACTAGATGTCTACGAAACTTTAGTAGATGTAACTAGCTTTTTAGCTATCGTAAATGAACCGTATAAGTCCTTTATTGAAGAAGATACGGATATATATTGTATTGGTACTAAAATTTCTAATGTGCTTTTAACTAATGCTATTGATTTGATATTTCAAAGTAAAAAGAGAATTAAGAAGCTTAGAGAAAAAGTTGAAAAGTTGGAACATACTATTGAAGATAGAAAGCTAATTGAAAAGGCTAAAGGTCAACTCATGGCTACTTCTGGACTGACAGAAAATGAAGCGTTCAGATATATGCAAAAGATAAGCATGGATTCTGGGAGAAGAATGAGAGATATTGCTAGTTTAATACTAAGTGAAACACAATAG
- the glnA gene encoding type I glutamate--ammonia ligase has translation MAKYTKEDIINLVKENGVKFIRLQFTDIFGTLKNVAITDKQLEKALNNECMFDGSSIDGFVRIEESDMNLRPNLDSFVIFPWRPQQGKVARLICDVYRPDGTPFEGDPRYVLKKAIAEAAELGYTMNVGPECEFFLFETDENGNPTTNTQDKGGYFDLAPTDLGENARRDMTLALEEMGFEIEASHHEVAEGQNEIDFKYGDALTTADNIMTFKLVVKSIAQRHGLHASFMPKPIFGINGSGMHVNMSLFKDGKNAFVDENDKNGLSKVAYQFIAGLLKNVKGVAAVTNPLVNSYKRLVPGYEAPVYLAWSCKNRTALIRVPAARGAGTRVELRCPDPSSNPYLVLAVLLQAGLDGIKNNLTAPDEVEANIFAMTEQERKDNGIDNLPNNLYEAVNFMQESELAKKALGDHVYENYLAGKAAEWDDYRTKVHDWELEHYLSRY, from the coding sequence ATGGCAAAGTATACAAAAGAAGATATCATTAACTTAGTAAAGGAAAATGGAGTTAAATTTATTAGACTTCAATTTACAGATATCTTTGGAACTTTAAAGAATGTAGCAATCACAGACAAACAATTAGAAAAGGCACTAAACAATGAGTGCATGTTCGATGGATCATCAATTGATGGGTTCGTAAGAATTGAAGAATCAGATATGAATCTAAGACCTAATTTAGACAGTTTTGTAATTTTTCCATGGAGACCGCAACAAGGTAAGGTTGCAAGATTAATTTGTGACGTTTATAGACCTGACGGAACACCTTTTGAAGGAGATCCAAGGTACGTATTAAAGAAAGCTATTGCAGAAGCAGCTGAACTTGGATATACAATGAATGTTGGACCAGAATGTGAATTTTTCTTATTTGAAACTGATGAAAACGGAAATCCAACAACTAACACTCAAGACAAAGGTGGATATTTTGATTTAGCACCTACAGATTTAGGCGAAAATGCTAGAAGAGATATGACTTTGGCTCTAGAGGAGATGGGCTTTGAAATTGAAGCATCTCATCATGAAGTTGCTGAAGGTCAAAATGAAATTGATTTTAAGTATGGTGATGCATTAACAACAGCTGACAATATTATGACTTTTAAACTAGTTGTTAAATCAATTGCTCAAAGACATGGATTACATGCATCTTTTATGCCAAAGCCAATTTTTGGAATAAATGGATCAGGAATGCACGTAAATATGTCATTATTTAAGGATGGAAAAAATGCTTTTGTTGATGAAAATGACAAGAACGGATTAAGTAAAGTTGCATATCAATTTATAGCAGGATTATTAAAGAATGTAAAAGGTGTTGCAGCAGTAACAAATCCATTAGTTAACTCTTATAAGAGATTAGTTCCAGGATATGAAGCACCAGTTTACTTGGCTTGGTCTTGTAAAAACAGAACTGCATTAATAAGAGTACCAGCAGCAAGAGGAGCAGGTACTAGAGTTGAATTAAGATGTCCAGACCCAAGTTCTAATCCATATTTGGTATTAGCAGTACTTTTACAAGCAGGGTTAGATGGAATTAAGAATAATTTAACAGCACCTGATGAAGTTGAAGCAAATATTTTTGCAATGACTGAACAAGAAAGAAAAGACAATGGAATAGATAATTTACCAAATAATTTATATGAAGCTGTTAACTTTATGCAAGAAAGTGAGTTAGCAAAAAAAGCTTTAGGAGACCATGTATATGAAAACTACCTTGCAGGAAAAGCTGCTGAGTGGGATGATTACAGAACGAAAGTACACGATTGGGAATTAGAACACTATCTTAGTAGATATTAA
- a CDS encoding aspartate kinase, which produces MNTIVTKFGGSSLADANQFKKVKEIISSNPERQYVIPSAPGKRNSKDSKITDLLYLCHAHVSTGIAFDDVFNLIKDRYCNIIKDLELNYDIAEHLNTIKKDLEEGASSDYAASRGEYLNGLILANYLGFQFVDAKDVIIFNIDGSLDSEATNYALNSKLSKIKNAVIPGFYGADKEGNIITFSRGGSDVTGALVAASINATLYENWTDVSGFLMADPRIVQNPKPISKITYSELRELSYMGASVLHEDAIFPVREIGIPINIKNTNKPQDEGTFIVKDTDGSMKPTTVTGIAGKKDFTVISIAKASMNSELGFCRKLLSILEQHNISFENMPSGIDTVCLVISDSQLKHKKNVIIEEIKRACNPDTIEVHPNLAMIATVGRGMAKQRGTAAKIFTALSNAEINIRMIDQGSSEMNILVGIENDDFEKGIAAIYNAFN; this is translated from the coding sequence ATGAACACAATTGTAACAAAATTTGGTGGAAGCTCATTAGCAGATGCTAATCAATTCAAAAAAGTTAAAGAAATTATATCATCTAATCCTGAAAGACAATACGTTATTCCTTCAGCACCTGGTAAAAGAAATTCTAAAGATTCCAAAATAACTGATTTATTATATCTTTGCCATGCTCACGTATCAACAGGAATAGCTTTTGATGATGTCTTCAACCTTATAAAGGACAGATATTGTAATATCATTAAAGATTTGGAGTTAAATTATGATATCGCCGAACATTTGAATACTATAAAGAAAGATCTTGAAGAAGGGGCTTCAAGTGACTATGCTGCTAGTAGAGGAGAGTATTTAAATGGATTAATCCTTGCAAATTATTTAGGCTTTCAATTTGTTGACGCTAAAGATGTTATTATTTTTAATATCGATGGTTCGTTAGATTCTGAAGCAACAAATTATGCACTTAATTCAAAATTATCAAAAATCAAAAATGCAGTAATTCCTGGATTTTATGGAGCAGATAAGGAAGGAAATATAATCACCTTCTCAAGAGGTGGTTCTGATGTAACTGGAGCTTTAGTTGCAGCTAGCATCAATGCTACACTTTATGAAAACTGGACAGATGTATCAGGTTTCTTGATGGCTGATCCAAGAATAGTTCAAAATCCAAAGCCAATAAGTAAAATAACTTACTCTGAGCTTAGAGAGCTTTCTTATATGGGTGCATCAGTACTTCATGAAGATGCAATTTTCCCAGTGAGAGAAATCGGAATTCCTATAAACATTAAAAATACAAACAAGCCACAAGACGAAGGTACCTTTATAGTAAAGGACACAGATGGTTCTATGAAACCAACAACTGTCACTGGTATAGCTGGTAAAAAAGATTTTACCGTAATTTCAATTGCAAAAGCATCAATGAATTCAGAACTTGGTTTCTGTAGAAAACTATTATCAATTCTTGAACAGCATAATATTTCATTTGAAAATATGCCTTCTGGAATAGATACAGTATGTCTTGTAATTTCAGATTCTCAATTAAAGCATAAGAAAAATGTAATAATAGAAGAAATCAAAAGAGCTTGTAACCCAGACACAATAGAAGTTCACCCAAATTTAGCTATGATTGCTACTGTTGGTCGTGGAATGGCTAAACAAAGAGGTACAGCAGCTAAAATTTTCACAGCTCTTTCAAATGCTGAAATCAATATTAGAATGATTGACCAAGGTTCAAGTGAAATGAATATTTTAGTAGGTATAGAAAATGATGATTTTGAAAAAGGTATAGCAGCAATTTATAATGCTTTTAATTAA